From Pseudomonadota bacterium, a single genomic window includes:
- the trpC gene encoding indole-3-glycerol phosphate synthase TrpC, which yields MPEHDILQEILTHKAHEVAERQARVSLAEVKALATSASPPRGFAAAIARRVREGRPAVIAESKKASPSRGVMRADYEPAWLARAYAAAGATCLSVLTDVRYFQGADAHLGEARAACALPVLRKDFMIDPYQIYESRVLGADCVLLIVAGLSDAGLQELAGLAHTLGMDVLPEVHDRVELERALMLRTPLIGINNRDVRTFQTDIQTTLYLLVDVFPDRTIVTESGIRTPEEVARLRRHGVNAFLVGEAFMAAPDPGAKLKELFG from the coding sequence ATGCCCGAGCACGACATCCTGCAGGAGATCCTGACCCATAAAGCACATGAGGTAGCCGAGCGACAGGCGCGCGTGTCGCTCGCCGAGGTCAAGGCCCTGGCCACCTCGGCCTCGCCGCCGCGCGGTTTCGCGGCGGCCATCGCTCGGCGCGTCAGGGAAGGCCGGCCCGCAGTCATCGCCGAAAGCAAGAAGGCCTCCCCGAGCCGGGGCGTGATGCGCGCGGACTATGAGCCGGCGTGGCTGGCGCGGGCCTACGCCGCGGCCGGGGCCACCTGCCTCTCGGTCCTGACCGATGTCCGATATTTCCAAGGAGCCGATGCGCACCTCGGGGAGGCCCGTGCCGCCTGTGCCCTGCCGGTCCTGCGCAAGGACTTCATGATCGATCCCTACCAAATCTACGAATCGCGCGTGCTGGGCGCGGACTGTGTGCTCCTCATCGTGGCGGGCCTCTCGGACGCGGGCCTCCAGGAACTTGCGGGCCTGGCCCACACACTCGGCATGGACGTCCTGCCCGAGGTCCACGACCGCGTTGAGCTGGAGCGGGCGCTCATGCTGCGTACCCCGCTCATCGGCATCAATAACCGTGATGTCCGCACCTTCCAAACCGACATCCAGACGACCTTGTACCTCCTGGTCGATGTCTTTCCCGATCGCACCATCGTGACCGAAAGCGGGATCCGCACGCCCGAGGAGGTCGCGCGCTTACGGCGCCACGGTGTGAATGCCTTTCTGGTCGGGGAAGCGTTCATGGCCGCGCCCGATCCCGGGGCGAAGCTCAAGGAGTTGTTCGGCTGA